A window of the Parvularcula bermudensis HTCC2503 genome harbors these coding sequences:
- a CDS encoding ankyrin repeat domain-containing protein, which translates to MPNDRSGTEHVPPDIFRAAENNDLEELAFALQSGQRLDHQREPDKMTPVHVAAALGHADFVRVSMEIHPQVAWIRDEMDRRPIEHANARNDHVIAGYLKEAMFQPPENAL; encoded by the coding sequence ATGCCGAACGATAGATCGGGCACAGAACATGTGCCGCCAGATATATTTCGTGCTGCTGAAAACAATGATCTAGAGGAGTTGGCGTTTGCTCTGCAAAGCGGACAACGATTAGACCATCAGCGAGAGCCAGATAAGATGACGCCCGTGCACGTGGCGGCGGCGTTGGGTCACGCTGACTTCGTTCGGGTATCCATGGAGATACATCCCCAAGTCGCATGGATTCGAGATGAGATGGACCGACGACCCATCGAACACGCGAATGCCCGAAATGATCACGTTATCGCAGGGTATCTGAAGGAGGCGATGTTTCAGCCCCCAGAGAACGCCCTCTGA
- a CDS encoding type IV secretory system conjugative DNA transfer family protein: MMSNEEYRFGSASWSDESKLRRAGLLGARGLQIGYSANKPICLETDAPIITVAGAGSGKMRDLLALVVARNASNRNFILDPRGEIAAVTMVNFALNRSYLYCWNPTGMRGLPQHRMNPLDILRLDDPHFHADCKFIAESLIPTSGASNGRYFELRAREWIENIIKMLVERDGKVSFPALYRVINWIEADSNAWADCLEAMLGSSMDSVRRTAGEMLAKQQESEKEFGSILGEIYAHLNFLDDPMLQAALEGADASLADTCNSSQPTNWAINVPIEYVGLWSPILRTMFTVQMLYKSRAPSAPRVTMIIDEAGQLGNFEALLRAFTFGRGAGVQVWALFQDVGQIVRNFGAPALQGFMGSSALRQFFGVRDYQTAQMVSSMLGTETLEYDDSLRQADAKRQKMNAAMSIMNGSDPFSAYADMKYHAYGEEHRTKQARALMMPEEILSMPEDRQLLFISGKNLKPIFAEKHPYYERSDFAGRFLPNPFHPPHDSVSIPSRWGRRRARVIHERVPQQFSDYPQYSNGMWSYVEGFRPS, encoded by the coding sequence ATGATGAGCAATGAAGAGTATCGGTTCGGATCAGCATCTTGGTCTGACGAGAGCAAACTCAGGCGGGCCGGACTGCTAGGCGCTCGCGGCCTTCAGATCGGCTATAGCGCGAACAAGCCGATCTGCCTCGAAACCGACGCGCCGATTATCACGGTCGCAGGCGCAGGCTCAGGCAAAATGCGCGATCTTCTCGCGCTTGTAGTGGCCCGCAACGCAAGCAACCGAAATTTCATCCTCGATCCACGCGGCGAGATCGCCGCTGTTACGATGGTGAACTTCGCTCTCAATCGGAGCTACCTTTATTGCTGGAACCCGACGGGGATGCGTGGCCTCCCGCAGCATCGCATGAACCCGCTCGATATCCTTCGCCTGGACGATCCGCACTTCCATGCGGACTGCAAGTTCATCGCCGAAAGCCTGATCCCGACAAGCGGCGCGTCGAACGGTCGTTACTTCGAGCTGCGTGCCCGCGAGTGGATCGAGAACATCATCAAGATGCTGGTCGAGCGAGACGGCAAGGTCAGCTTCCCCGCACTCTACCGCGTTATCAACTGGATCGAAGCTGACTCCAATGCCTGGGCAGACTGTCTCGAAGCCATGCTCGGCTCCTCGATGGACAGCGTCAGACGAACTGCTGGCGAGATGCTGGCAAAGCAACAGGAAAGCGAGAAAGAGTTCGGAAGCATTCTCGGCGAAATCTACGCGCACCTGAACTTCCTCGATGATCCGATGCTTCAGGCCGCGCTTGAGGGGGCCGATGCTTCGCTGGCCGATACCTGCAATTCGAGCCAGCCGACGAACTGGGCGATCAATGTACCGATAGAATACGTAGGTCTATGGTCTCCGATCCTGCGCACAATGTTCACCGTGCAGATGCTCTACAAGTCGCGAGCGCCTTCCGCGCCACGCGTCACGATGATCATCGATGAGGCGGGCCAGCTCGGAAATTTTGAAGCCCTGCTACGCGCCTTCACCTTTGGTCGCGGCGCTGGCGTTCAGGTCTGGGCGCTGTTTCAGGATGTCGGCCAGATCGTCAGAAACTTCGGCGCACCTGCCCTTCAGGGCTTCATGGGTTCATCCGCGTTACGCCAGTTCTTCGGTGTGCGCGACTATCAGACAGCTCAGATGGTGTCCTCAATGCTGGGCACCGAGACGCTCGAATATGACGACAGCCTGAGACAGGCGGACGCCAAGCGCCAAAAGATGAACGCCGCTATGAGCATCATGAACGGCAGCGATCCCTTCTCGGCCTACGCCGACATGAAGTATCACGCCTATGGCGAAGAGCATCGCACCAAACAGGCGCGTGCACTGATGATGCCAGAAGAAATCCTATCGATGCCTGAGGACAGGCAACTGCTCTTCATTTCGGGCAAGAACCTCAAGCCCATCTTCGCCGAAAAGCATCCGTACTACGAACGGTCAGACTTTGCTGGGCGCTTCCTGCCCAATCCGTTTCATCCGCCCCACGATTCCGTGTCTATCCCCTCAAGATGGGGTCGCCGTCGTGCGAGGGTCATCCATGAGCGCGTGCCGCAGCAATTCTCGGACTACCCGCAATATTCGAACGGCATGTGGTCCTACGTTGAAGGCTTTCGCCCTTCATAG
- a CDS encoding tyrosine-type recombinase/integrase: MAKITKRTVDSAEAQTKDYIIWDDELPGFGLRVFPSGKRSYLIQYRARGRSRRYSIGLHGVWTPETARREAKIRLGDVAQGDDPAAEREEERRAVTVRELCEQYIADMEAGLVLGKGGRPKKATTVATDVGRIRRHIIPLLGTRRIKDITKPDMNNLMKDIIAGKTRVVMKTEKLRGKAIVRGGRGTAIRTMGLLGGIFSYAIEAGIIDQNPTHGLKKPRYRVRDRRLSEAEYRTLGHILKEVQDDSHYGIHAEILRLIALTGCRRGEIIGLRWSEVDIEGSCLRLKDSKEGASVRPVGLPVIDYLEAARSKRNGTFVFPGQGEDNAVGNFPQSWKKLFADTPLWDVTPHVLRHSFASIANDLGFTEITIAALIGHAKGSVTSKYVHTLDSTLIMAADTVSGYVKALLDGIEFSRNTYTLDRQTRRNAIDDMLIEARPCT; the protein is encoded by the coding sequence ATGGCAAAGATCACGAAACGAACCGTAGACAGCGCTGAAGCGCAGACCAAGGATTACATCATCTGGGACGATGAACTGCCTGGCTTCGGGCTGCGCGTCTTCCCGTCCGGCAAGCGCAGCTACCTCATTCAGTATCGAGCGCGCGGGCGGTCACGCCGCTACTCGATCGGCTTGCACGGGGTGTGGACCCCGGAAACTGCCCGGCGCGAGGCAAAGATCCGTTTGGGTGACGTCGCCCAGGGCGATGACCCCGCAGCAGAGCGGGAGGAAGAGCGTCGCGCGGTGACCGTTCGCGAGCTCTGCGAGCAATACATCGCCGACATGGAGGCGGGCCTCGTTCTTGGGAAAGGCGGTCGCCCCAAGAAGGCCACCACGGTCGCGACCGACGTCGGCCGCATCCGCCGCCACATCATCCCTTTGCTTGGTACACGGAGGATCAAGGACATCACCAAACCGGACATGAACAACCTGATGAAGGACATCATCGCCGGGAAGACGCGCGTCGTGATGAAGACAGAGAAGCTGCGCGGCAAGGCGATCGTGCGCGGCGGCCGCGGCACCGCCATCCGCACTATGGGCCTTCTCGGCGGCATCTTTTCCTACGCGATCGAAGCCGGGATCATCGACCAGAACCCAACGCACGGCCTCAAGAAGCCGAGATACAGGGTCCGTGACCGACGTCTGAGTGAAGCCGAGTATCGGACGTTGGGTCACATTCTTAAGGAGGTCCAGGATGACAGCCACTACGGCATCCACGCCGAGATCCTGCGCCTCATCGCCCTGACTGGCTGCAGGCGTGGCGAGATCATCGGACTAAGGTGGAGCGAAGTCGATATCGAGGGCAGCTGTCTACGCCTGAAAGATAGCAAGGAAGGTGCTTCCGTGCGTCCGGTCGGCCTGCCGGTCATTGACTATCTGGAGGCCGCACGCTCGAAGCGAAACGGTACGTTCGTCTTCCCCGGCCAAGGAGAGGACAACGCGGTCGGAAACTTCCCGCAGAGCTGGAAGAAGCTCTTCGCCGATACACCGCTCTGGGATGTCACGCCGCATGTCCTGCGGCACAGCTTCGCCAGCATTGCCAACGATCTCGGCTTTACCGAAATCACCATCGCCGCGCTTATCGGGCACGCAAAGGGCTCGGTCACGAGCAAATACGTTCACACGCTGGATTCGACGCTGATCATGGCCGCCGACACCGTATCGGGTTACGTGAAGGCGCTTCTCGATGGGATCGAATTCAGTCGAAACACGTACACGCTCGACCGGCAGACACGGCGGAATGCTATCGACGACATGCTGATCGAGGCACGGCCGTGCACCTAA
- a CDS encoding NACHT domain-containing protein: protein MNIGVAAHICAAAPGVGARRYRADMTPDQRKSHENGIWLCQDCAKAIDSDDPIFTEAFLLSWKQKHSEDMWRSVIDKLPFGPTMPPTVSEISARFQKAAAADLAVFRRTPKWPGTNVALTLTLKVKHVNEALSTRALADAVTTLDDLILVAAPGMGKTTTLFQVADGLLEIGNGTPLIVPLGDWATEGDALLVSILKRPAFNGISEQDFRAVAANPGVVLLLDGWNELDAAARERARVQITALKAELPELGLVISTRKQALDIPFGGTRVDLLPLDDDQQMEIAHGMRGDAGAQLVDQAWRTAGVQDLVTIPLYLTALLSLPEGAPFPTTKEEVLRRFIAAHEQEARRAAALHAVALGFQQDYLDDLAVFATTTANTAITDSNARKSVANTARVLVDDGQITISTQPDTLLDTLVSNHVLTRSGDTPGYSFQHQQFQEWYASHYVERLMLQAVSDPAAREKLKVDVLDQRPWEEAVLFAVERSARGDAIYKTACSAAIRAAFEVDPVLAGEMIFRATDEVWAPIGTEMRSLAEQWHAPGKVDRAVRFMITAGRPEFADFLWPLISHANTQVHLPALRAAKRFRSSVLGNDAPARIAALPPEIRKNVLHEIASHGGIDGLDLATAIAKTDSDPDVKATVVDALSFRRADRHVADLLADAGDATYDILAEKGHLDDIAVDAVQQELRRARERRKVAGISHFQRLRTLVHAPVEDDHDTEITEIVAEMEIDRKRDREMHLLYEARKRYPEAIAEGLLRRVREHRELFYGADDILAAAGFVHEDDALLGIALEETSRHDDRAEAAASVLGPNAVGRLIDAYLAAGKVLRDASGKYNQAAGDRYHDLRARIGHTPGASLVAAVQARAVSADNEEIVQLAELFSRETYGDEERARPFNVEGLAAIGVLAREWAARMLAAGDEKRSRVATIATMMSHAPSVAHLPLLKRMLDDNLRRYRAFREKATASGWKDRDAVHEAQHPHMHEYQRAFLAINAPVTATLMREYLTDEHFGELAARVLAFQWFEANEPKDDKKFRSGEDFSRVEERREARAVDPAATSAEAEAIFDAIDTLIVDGSTDAQMKLGVALGVVGSRLPHGQRDVTIQKLISLAPRQARAALLLSLILSGEDIDIKLVADGIAETFEAAKKETWILTQSDAYQLRAWLRLLPFATPVTDLPAIVRGMPDAQRDPRMLEEMVGGLNSSCSDDAEGVTFTLAEEDPRLYQNHQWRATALRFGTVSAARRLIDLTISGALDGKSYDGWHWQRELGGLISEFSEVRAYVYDLLKDGPATKQLALLASAVAEDPGTDGVLMLIDFEMKAGRSFMTWQSIQSAVTEHVPAENWEGAYNVVPVPAAELRRKLLAMTSSGGKDDPAARCLNLIDKLRDEYGAPESEPRHPNLASGRPWPILVPDPDAEDGN, encoded by the coding sequence ATGAATATTGGAGTTGCCGCTCATATCTGCGCTGCAGCCCCTGGAGTTGGTGCGCGCCGCTATCGCGCCGATATGACGCCCGACCAACGGAAATCGCATGAGAACGGGATTTGGCTTTGCCAAGACTGTGCAAAGGCAATTGATTCAGACGATCCCATTTTCACCGAGGCATTTCTGCTCTCTTGGAAGCAGAAGCACTCTGAGGACATGTGGCGCAGCGTTATCGACAAGCTTCCCTTCGGCCCGACCATGCCGCCGACCGTTTCGGAAATCAGTGCACGCTTTCAAAAAGCTGCCGCTGCGGACTTGGCTGTGTTCCGTCGAACACCCAAATGGCCGGGCACGAACGTGGCGCTCACGCTGACGTTAAAGGTGAAGCATGTGAACGAGGCGCTTAGTACGCGCGCGCTTGCTGACGCGGTGACCACACTGGATGACCTCATCCTTGTCGCGGCGCCCGGAATGGGAAAGACGACAACTCTCTTTCAGGTCGCCGACGGTCTGTTGGAAATCGGCAATGGCACGCCGCTTATCGTGCCGTTGGGAGATTGGGCCACCGAAGGCGACGCATTGCTCGTATCCATCCTGAAACGCCCCGCATTCAACGGAATTTCCGAGCAGGATTTCCGCGCCGTCGCGGCGAACCCCGGCGTCGTGCTGCTTCTTGACGGCTGGAACGAACTGGATGCCGCCGCACGCGAACGCGCGCGCGTGCAAATCACTGCTCTCAAGGCTGAATTGCCGGAGCTCGGTCTTGTCATTTCCACACGCAAGCAGGCGCTCGACATTCCGTTCGGCGGGACGCGGGTCGACTTACTGCCACTTGATGACGATCAGCAAATGGAGATCGCGCACGGCATGCGGGGCGACGCTGGCGCACAGCTCGTCGATCAGGCGTGGCGGACAGCGGGTGTCCAGGATCTTGTGACCATCCCACTCTACCTCACGGCACTTCTTTCGCTGCCAGAGGGCGCGCCTTTTCCGACAACAAAGGAAGAAGTGCTACGGCGCTTCATTGCCGCACACGAGCAGGAAGCCCGCCGTGCGGCGGCGCTTCATGCCGTGGCTCTCGGCTTCCAGCAGGATTATTTGGATGACCTCGCCGTGTTTGCTACGACAACGGCCAACACGGCGATCACGGACAGCAACGCGCGCAAATCGGTCGCCAACACCGCGCGGGTTCTGGTGGACGACGGACAAATCACCATCTCCACACAGCCCGACACGTTGCTCGACACGCTTGTTAGCAATCACGTTCTGACGCGCTCCGGCGACACGCCGGGCTACTCGTTCCAGCACCAGCAATTTCAGGAATGGTACGCCTCGCACTACGTCGAACGACTGATGCTACAGGCCGTCAGCGATCCGGCAGCACGCGAGAAACTGAAGGTCGACGTGCTCGATCAGCGTCCGTGGGAAGAAGCAGTTCTGTTCGCAGTCGAACGGAGCGCACGCGGAGACGCCATATATAAGACCGCATGCAGCGCCGCCATCCGCGCAGCTTTTGAAGTCGATCCTGTCCTCGCGGGCGAGATGATCTTCCGCGCCACCGACGAGGTATGGGCACCGATCGGCACCGAAATGCGGAGCCTCGCCGAGCAGTGGCACGCGCCAGGCAAGGTGGATCGCGCGGTGCGTTTCATGATCACGGCCGGCAGGCCGGAATTCGCCGATTTTCTTTGGCCGCTTATTTCGCACGCAAACACCCAAGTGCACCTGCCCGCCCTCCGGGCGGCGAAGCGATTTCGCTCATCCGTGCTTGGGAACGACGCGCCGGCGCGCATCGCAGCGCTGCCACCGGAAATCCGCAAGAACGTACTGCATGAAATCGCATCGCATGGCGGGATCGACGGCCTCGACCTTGCGACCGCAATCGCGAAAACTGACAGCGATCCGGACGTGAAGGCGACAGTGGTTGATGCGCTCTCATTTCGACGGGCGGATCGCCACGTCGCCGACTTGCTCGCTGACGCGGGCGACGCGACCTACGATATCCTCGCCGAAAAGGGTCACCTCGACGACATTGCAGTCGATGCCGTCCAGCAGGAACTTCGGCGAGCGCGCGAACGGCGCAAGGTTGCTGGAATTTCGCACTTTCAGCGCCTGCGCACGCTCGTTCACGCGCCGGTCGAAGATGACCACGATACCGAGATTACTGAGATTGTTGCCGAAATGGAGATCGACCGGAAACGCGATCGCGAAATGCACTTGTTGTATGAAGCGCGAAAGCGATATCCGGAGGCTATCGCTGAGGGGCTACTGCGCCGCGTGCGCGAGCACCGCGAACTCTTCTACGGCGCGGACGATATTCTTGCGGCCGCCGGGTTTGTCCATGAGGACGACGCGCTGCTCGGGATCGCCCTCGAAGAAACAAGCCGGCACGACGACCGCGCCGAGGCCGCCGCTTCAGTGCTGGGACCAAACGCTGTTGGCCGGCTGATCGACGCGTATCTTGCAGCTGGGAAAGTCCTACGCGACGCCAGCGGGAAGTACAACCAGGCGGCAGGTGATCGCTATCACGATCTGCGCGCCCGTATCGGCCACACGCCGGGCGCAAGTTTGGTGGCCGCCGTTCAGGCGCGGGCGGTAAGCGCTGACAATGAGGAAATCGTCCAACTGGCCGAGCTGTTTTCCCGTGAGACCTACGGCGACGAAGAGCGGGCGCGACCCTTCAATGTGGAAGGCTTGGCCGCAATCGGAGTGCTGGCGCGCGAATGGGCAGCGCGCATGCTCGCCGCTGGGGATGAGAAGCGTTCGCGAGTGGCTACCATTGCAACGATGATGAGCCACGCACCGTCCGTCGCGCATCTTCCACTCTTGAAGAGAATGCTTGACGACAATTTACGTCGCTATCGGGCTTTCCGCGAGAAAGCTACCGCGAGCGGCTGGAAGGATCGCGACGCTGTGCACGAAGCGCAGCATCCACACATGCATGAGTACCAACGTGCGTTCTTGGCGATCAATGCGCCGGTGACCGCTACGCTGATGCGTGAATACCTGACGGATGAGCATTTTGGCGAGCTGGCTGCGCGTGTGCTGGCCTTCCAGTGGTTCGAGGCCAACGAACCCAAGGACGACAAGAAATTCCGGAGCGGCGAAGATTTCTCGCGCGTGGAAGAGCGCCGCGAAGCCCGCGCCGTCGATCCCGCCGCGACATCAGCCGAGGCGGAGGCGATCTTCGACGCAATCGACACGTTGATTGTCGATGGTTCGACGGATGCGCAGATGAAGCTGGGGGTTGCGCTCGGCGTTGTCGGATCGCGGCTCCCCCACGGCCAGCGTGACGTGACGATCCAGAAGCTCATTTCTCTCGCGCCGAGGCAGGCGCGCGCAGCCTTGCTGTTGTCGCTGATCCTCTCTGGCGAGGACATCGACATCAAGCTCGTGGCCGACGGCATAGCTGAGACCTTTGAGGCGGCCAAGAAGGAGACCTGGATTCTGACTCAGAGCGACGCGTATCAGCTACGTGCTTGGTTGCGCCTTTTGCCGTTCGCCACGCCTGTCACCGATCTGCCCGCCATCGTGCGCGGCATGCCGGACGCGCAGCGCGACCCACGAATGCTCGAAGAGATGGTCGGCGGACTCAACAGTTCGTGCTCGGACGACGCAGAAGGCGTGACTTTCACGCTCGCAGAAGAAGACCCGCGTCTCTACCAGAACCATCAGTGGCGCGCGACCGCGTTGAGGTTCGGCACCGTATCCGCCGCACGCCGCCTTATTGACTTGACGATCAGCGGCGCGCTCGACGGCAAGTCATACGACGGATGGCATTGGCAACGCGAATTGGGTGGATTGATTTCGGAGTTCTCCGAGGTCCGCGCCTATGTCTACGACCTCCTGAAGGATGGGCCGGCAACGAAGCAGCTTGCCTTGCTAGCTAGCGCGGTTGCTGAAGACCCTGGCACGGACGGCGTACTGATGCTGATCGATTTTGAGATGAAAGCCGGACGTTCGTTCATGACGTGGCAGTCGATCCAAAGCGCTGTCACGGAGCACGTCCCGGCAGAGAACTGGGAGGGTGCTTACAATGTCGTGCCCGTCCCGGCGGCCGAACTGCGCCGGAAGCTGCTGGCGATGACGAGCAGCGGCGGCAAGGATGACCCCGCCGCCCGCTGTCTCAACCTTATAGACAAACTCCGGGACGAATACGGTGCTCCAGAATCGGAACCACGCCATCCCAATCTTGCGTCGGGGCGCCCCTGGCCGATCTTGGTCCCTGATCCCGATGCAGAGGACGGGAATTGA
- a CDS encoding recombinase family protein: MMDSMKGKNGSSKAVIYCRVSDTKQTTRGTGLHSQETRCREYASFRGHDVVQVFADDASGGLINRPGMQAMLSFLRQNRRQPHVVIIDDISRLARGIQAHLELRAAISKAGGILESPTLEFGEDSDSQLIENLLASVSQHQRQKNGEQTLNRMRARALNGYWVFHAPVGYKYERVSGQGKVLLPDEPCASILREALEGYACERFSTQAEVKRFLEAQPEFPKTPRGEVTNQRVNDFLTQPLYAGYLELPKWDVSFRPAKHEGLISLETFKTIQNRLNGTARVPARKDISQDFPLRGFVLCGCCGTPLTANWSKGKAAHYPYYLCRQKDCAAKGKSIRRELVEEEFEALLKALRPSAELFEWASSLFRDLWEQRAKTMKEQGKSVKAELSQIERKIAQLMDRLMEADSESVIRAYEKRIGDLETDRMIIRERIEKCGTPLATYEETFEHSMTFLANPWKIWENGSIEHRQTVLKLAFADQLAYDRESGFRTPEISLPFKMLEDICSGNLEMAHPRGFEPLASAFGAGLMAFPNCATEYARAR; encoded by the coding sequence ATGATGGATTCGATGAAAGGCAAGAATGGAAGCAGCAAAGCCGTAATTTATTGCCGTGTGTCAGACACCAAACAGACCACGCGCGGCACTGGCTTACACTCTCAGGAAACACGATGCCGAGAGTACGCCTCCTTCCGTGGCCATGACGTCGTTCAGGTATTTGCCGATGACGCATCCGGCGGGCTGATCAATCGCCCAGGCATGCAAGCTATGCTGTCTTTCCTCCGTCAGAACCGTCGCCAGCCGCATGTTGTGATCATCGACGATATCAGCCGCCTAGCCCGTGGCATCCAAGCTCATCTCGAACTTCGTGCAGCGATCAGCAAAGCGGGCGGCATCCTTGAATCCCCGACGCTCGAATTCGGCGAAGACAGTGACAGCCAGCTCATTGAAAACCTCCTCGCAAGCGTTTCACAGCACCAGCGCCAGAAGAACGGCGAACAAACTCTCAACCGCATGCGAGCGCGGGCGCTCAACGGTTACTGGGTCTTCCATGCCCCCGTTGGATACAAGTACGAGCGTGTCAGTGGACAAGGGAAGGTTCTGCTTCCCGACGAGCCTTGCGCATCGATCCTGAGAGAGGCTTTGGAGGGTTACGCCTGCGAGCGTTTCTCGACGCAGGCTGAGGTGAAACGTTTCCTCGAAGCGCAACCCGAGTTTCCAAAGACACCGCGCGGCGAGGTCACGAACCAACGGGTCAATGATTTTCTGACGCAGCCGCTCTATGCGGGATACTTGGAGCTTCCGAAATGGGATGTCTCATTCCGTCCTGCAAAGCACGAGGGGCTTATCAGTCTTGAAACTTTCAAGACCATTCAGAACCGTTTGAACGGGACCGCCCGCGTACCCGCGCGCAAAGACATAAGCCAAGATTTTCCGCTTCGCGGTTTCGTCCTATGCGGCTGCTGCGGTACGCCCCTTACTGCGAACTGGTCAAAGGGGAAGGCCGCTCACTACCCTTACTATCTCTGCCGCCAGAAGGACTGTGCAGCGAAAGGCAAGTCGATCCGCCGCGAGCTTGTTGAAGAAGAGTTTGAAGCGCTTCTAAAGGCGCTGAGGCCATCAGCAGAGCTTTTCGAGTGGGCTTCGTCTTTGTTCCGTGACCTGTGGGAGCAGCGTGCCAAGACGATGAAAGAGCAAGGCAAGTCGGTGAAGGCCGAGCTTTCGCAGATCGAGCGCAAGATCGCTCAGCTTATGGATCGGCTTATGGAAGCTGACAGCGAATCCGTTATTCGAGCCTATGAGAAGCGCATCGGTGATCTAGAAACGGATCGCATGATTATCCGCGAGCGGATCGAAAAATGCGGCACACCGCTGGCTACCTATGAGGAGACGTTCGAACACTCGATGACGTTTCTGGCAAACCCTTGGAAAATTTGGGAAAATGGCAGCATTGAGCATCGTCAAACAGTGCTGAAACTCGCGTTTGCGGACCAACTGGCGTATGACCGTGAAAGTGGTTTTCGAACACCAGAAATATCCTTACCATTCAAGATGTTAGAGGATATTTGCAGTGGGAATTTGGAGATGGCGCACCCGAGAGGATTCGAACCTCTGGCCTCTGCCTTCGGAGCTGGCCTAATGGCCTTTCCGAATTGCGCGACAGAGTACGCCAGAGCACGATAA